From the Roseibium salinum genome, one window contains:
- a CDS encoding AMP nucleosidase, giving the protein MSNTSSRNVRPPVRRTRFAPSHPLEVFTDPGKAVDRLIEIFEANTAFLRSYFLDLLDGKPIDGRIRAYYPQVQIVTDSHSRLDSRLSYGFVSRPGTHSSTITRPDLFQNYLKTQLSLLMKNHDVPILVGDSDMPIPLHFAFYDGTHVEGGAAAANLDRPLADIFDLPDLTVMDDSIANGTYEPADGVMPLASFTAPRVDYSLHRLQHYTATAAEHFQNYILFTNYQFYIDEFCRMAMDLMADKEGGYEAFVAPGNLITEPGHSEPSSGTVLPKLPQMPAYHLKRRDGSGITMVNIGVGPSNAKTITDHIAVLRPHVWLMLGHCAGLRNSQTLGDYVLAHGYVREDNVLNQDLPIWVPIPPLAEVQVALEQAVAEITGFDGYDLKQVMRTGTVVSLDNRNWELWNQPELVKRFSQSRAIALDMESATIAANGFRFRVPYGTLLCISDKPLHGELKLPGMATDFYKRQVAQHLQIGIRAMEKMRDMTAERLHSRKLRSFTETAFQ; this is encoded by the coding sequence ATGTCCAACACCAGTAGCAGGAACGTGAGGCCGCCGGTCCGCAGGACCCGGTTCGCCCCTTCCCATCCGCTGGAAGTCTTTACCGATCCGGGGAAGGCGGTCGACCGGCTGATCGAAATATTCGAAGCGAACACGGCGTTCCTGCGCTCATATTTCCTGGACCTTCTGGATGGCAAGCCGATCGACGGGCGGATCCGTGCGTATTACCCGCAGGTGCAGATCGTGACCGACAGCCACAGCCGTCTCGACAGCCGTCTGTCCTACGGCTTCGTCTCCCGCCCGGGCACGCACTCCTCCACCATCACCCGTCCGGATCTGTTCCAGAATTACCTCAAGACCCAACTGTCGCTGCTCATGAAGAACCATGACGTGCCGATACTCGTCGGTGACAGCGACATGCCGATCCCGCTGCATTTCGCCTTTTACGACGGCACGCATGTCGAAGGCGGGGCGGCGGCGGCAAATCTGGACCGTCCGCTCGCCGATATATTCGACCTGCCGGACCTGACCGTGATGGACGATTCCATCGCCAACGGGACCTATGAGCCGGCGGACGGTGTCATGCCGCTGGCCTCGTTCACCGCGCCCAGGGTCGATTATTCCCTGCACCGGCTGCAACACTACACGGCGACGGCTGCGGAGCATTTCCAGAACTACATTCTTTTCACCAACTACCAGTTCTACATCGACGAATTCTGCCGCATGGCCATGGACCTGATGGCGGACAAGGAAGGCGGCTACGAGGCTTTCGTGGCGCCGGGCAATCTGATCACCGAACCCGGTCACAGCGAACCGTCCAGCGGCACGGTTCTGCCCAAGCTGCCGCAAATGCCGGCCTATCACCTGAAACGGCGGGACGGCAGCGGCATCACCATGGTCAATATCGGCGTCGGCCCGTCCAACGCCAAGACCATCACGGACCACATCGCCGTCCTGCGCCCGCATGTCTGGCTGATGCTGGGCCATTGCGCAGGCCTCAGGAACAGCCAGACGCTCGGGGACTACGTGCTCGCCCACGGCTATGTGCGCGAAGACAACGTGCTCAATCAGGACCTGCCGATCTGGGTGCCGATCCCGCCGCTGGCGGAAGTGCAGGTGGCGCTGGAGCAGGCGGTCGCCGAGATCACCGGCTTTGACGGCTATGACCTGAAGCAGGTGATGCGCACGGGCACCGTCGTCTCGCTCGACAACAGAAACTGGGAACTCTGGAACCAGCCGGAGCTGGTCAAACGCTTCTCCCAGTCGAGAGCGATCGCCCTCGATATGGAATCGGCCACCATTGCCGCCAACGGTTTCCGCTTCCGCGTGCCTTACGGCACCCTCTTGTGCATTTCGGACAAGCCGCTTCACGGCGAACTGAAGCTGCCGGGCATGGCGACGGATTTCTACAAACGCCAGGTCGCCCAGCATCTGCAGATCGGCATCAGGGCAATGGAGAAAATGCGGGACATGACCGCAGAGCGCCTGCATTCACGCAAGCTGCGAAGCTTTACCGAGACGGCCTTCCAGTAG
- a CDS encoding site-specific DNA-methyltransferase → MSVVRTGVSLAAPHTTENTEASASWLNTILKGDCVAALEKLPSRSVDLVFADPPYNLQLGGDLHRPDQSKVDACDDHWDQFESFEAYDGFTRAWLLAVRRVMKPDGSLYVIGSYHNIFRVGAILQDLGFWIMNDIVWLKSNPMPNFRGKRFTNAHETMIWAVKSKDAKPTFNYDALKTFNEDLQMRSDWHLPICTGTERLKDKAGLKVHPTQKPESLLYRVLTASSRPGDVVLDPFFGTGTTGAVARKLGRHYVGVEREQDYIDAATARIAAIEPGDAASLEMQQSKRSQKRIPFGSLLESGLLQPGTELTCPKGRHLAIVRADGSLKSGDHTGSIHKVGALVQGQEACNGWTFWHIQDGRKKAPIDELRKEIRSRLQA, encoded by the coding sequence ATGAGTGTAGTGCGTACCGGGGTGTCCTTAGCGGCACCCCACACAACCGAAAATACGGAAGCGTCTGCTTCCTGGCTGAACACGATCCTGAAGGGCGACTGCGTGGCCGCCCTTGAGAAACTGCCGTCCCGTTCGGTCGACCTGGTCTTTGCGGATCCGCCCTATAATCTTCAGCTGGGCGGAGACCTGCACCGGCCTGATCAGTCGAAGGTGGATGCCTGCGACGATCACTGGGACCAGTTCGAGAGTTTCGAGGCCTATGACGGCTTTACCCGGGCCTGGCTCCTGGCCGTGCGCCGGGTGATGAAGCCGGACGGCTCGCTTTATGTCATCGGCTCCTATCACAATATCTTCCGCGTTGGCGCGATCCTGCAGGATCTCGGCTTCTGGATCATGAACGATATTGTCTGGCTGAAATCCAATCCGATGCCGAATTTCCGCGGCAAACGGTTCACCAATGCCCACGAGACGATGATCTGGGCGGTGAAATCCAAGGATGCCAAGCCGACTTTCAATTACGACGCGCTGAAGACCTTCAACGAGGATCTGCAGATGCGTTCAGACTGGCATCTGCCGATCTGCACGGGTACCGAGCGGCTGAAGGACAAGGCCGGCCTGAAGGTGCACCCGACCCAGAAGCCGGAATCCCTGCTCTACCGGGTCCTGACCGCTTCCTCCAGGCCGGGCGACGTGGTGCTCGACCCGTTCTTCGGCACGGGCACGACCGGAGCGGTGGCCAGGAAGCTCGGCCGGCACTATGTCGGCGTGGAACGCGAGCAGGACTATATCGATGCCGCCACCGCCCGTATCGCGGCGATCGAACCGGGCGATGCGGCATCCCTTGAAATGCAGCAGAGCAAACGCTCCCAGAAGCGCATTCCCTTCGGGTCGCTTCTGGAAAGCGGTCTTCTGCAGCCGGGAACGGAACTGACCTGCCCGAAGGGCCGGCATCTGGCCATCGTCCGCGCGGACGGCTCGCTGAAATCCGGCGACCATACCGGCTCAATCCACAAGGTGGGCGCGCTGGTCCAGGGCCAGGAAGCCTGCAACGGCTGGACCTTCTGGCACATCCAGGACGGCCGCAAGAAAGCGCCGATCGACGAGTTGCGCAAGGAAATCAGATCGCGCCTGCAGGCATAA
- a CDS encoding DNA-3-methyladenine glycosylase I, which yields MRSFEEIEALAARKKGGTDALAALLAQHNSPKPTEELEATGDDRWLAMFTKCVFQAGFSWKVIDQKWPGFEEVFEGFDVARLAFLPDEDFEAFLNDKRIVRNAMKIKSVQANAIFLKDLAAEHGSAAKFFARHPATDQIGLMDVLKRRGSRLGGNTGQIALRFMGKESFILSGDVVNALIRDNVIDGTSMSKKICGQSRLHLTIGKQLQVVPSTKSAEFWPFRSAQVINFSFSFYDGKQSIDS from the coding sequence ATGCGTTCCTTTGAAGAGATCGAAGCACTGGCCGCGCGGAAAAAGGGCGGAACGGATGCGCTGGCCGCGCTGCTGGCCCAGCATAATTCGCCGAAGCCCACCGAAGAGCTCGAGGCGACCGGTGACGACCGCTGGCTCGCCATGTTCACGAAATGCGTATTCCAGGCCGGTTTCAGCTGGAAGGTCATCGATCAGAAATGGCCGGGATTTGAAGAGGTCTTCGAAGGGTTCGACGTCGCCCGCCTCGCCTTTCTGCCGGACGAGGATTTCGAGGCGTTCCTGAACGACAAGCGCATCGTCCGCAATGCGATGAAGATCAAGTCCGTCCAGGCCAACGCGATCTTTCTGAAGGACCTTGCCGCCGAACACGGCAGCGCGGCGAAATTCTTCGCACGCCATCCCGCAACCGATCAGATCGGGCTGATGGACGTGCTGAAACGGCGGGGCAGCCGGCTCGGCGGCAATACCGGGCAGATCGCCCTGCGCTTCATGGGCAAGGAGAGTTTTATCCTGTCCGGCGACGTGGTTAACGCCCTGATCCGCGATAACGTCATCGACGGCACCAGCATGTCGAAAAAAATCTGCGGGCAATCCAGGCTGCATTTAACGATTGGAAAGCAACTACAGGTCGTCCCCTCAACGAAATCAGCAGAATTCTGGCCTTTTCGGTCGGCACAAGTCATTAACTTCTCATTCAGCTTTTACGATGGTAAACAAAGCATTGATTCATAG
- a CDS encoding F0F1 ATP synthase subunit A: MANDPIHQFQIQKLFPIEVGGMDFSFTNSSLFMVLTVAAASAFLIFSTSGRGLVPNRVQSLSEMAYEFVAGMLRSSAGTEGMRFFPLVFSLFMFVLVANLIGMFPYFFTVTSHIIVTFALAMLVILTVTIYGLMRHGLKFFHLFAPAGVPPLLLLIVAPIEVVSFLSRPISLSVRLFANMLAGHITLKVFAGFVVSMGAAGALGAAGAILPLGMTVALTALEFLVAFLQAYVFTVLTCMYLNDALHPSH; this comes from the coding sequence GTGGCGAACGATCCGATCCATCAGTTCCAAATCCAGAAACTCTTTCCGATTGAAGTCGGGGGTATGGATTTCTCATTCACCAACTCTTCGCTGTTCATGGTCCTGACCGTAGCAGCGGCATCCGCCTTCCTGATCTTCTCCACCAGCGGCCGCGGCCTGGTGCCGAACCGGGTGCAGTCGTTGTCCGAGATGGCTTACGAGTTCGTCGCGGGAATGCTGCGAAGTTCCGCGGGAACGGAAGGCATGCGCTTCTTCCCGCTGGTATTCTCGCTGTTCATGTTCGTCCTTGTGGCCAACCTTATCGGCATGTTCCCGTATTTCTTTACGGTCACCAGCCACATCATCGTCACCTTCGCGCTCGCCATGCTGGTCATCCTCACGGTGACCATCTACGGCTTGATGCGCCATGGCCTGAAGTTCTTTCACCTCTTCGCGCCGGCCGGCGTTCCGCCGCTTCTGCTGCTGATCGTTGCGCCGATCGAGGTCGTGTCCTTCCTGTCCCGTCCGATCAGCCTTTCCGTTCGTCTGTTCGCGAACATGCTGGCCGGTCACATCACCTTGAAGGTTTTCGCCGGGTTTGTCGTCAGCATGGGTGCCGCAGGCGCTCTCGGCGCAGCCGGTGCAATTCTTCCGCTCGGTATGACGGTCGCGCTGACCGCGCTGGAGTTCCTCGTCGCCTTCCTGCAGGCCTACGTATTCACGGTCCTGACCTGCATGTATCTCAACGACGCTCTTCACCCGTCACACTAG
- a CDS encoding amino acid ABC transporter permease: MFRKRTQTGTSQKDFPYWLLAAGGIAVFMLFQIATDDIYSQVMATVSRGIGLTVFVTLTAFFLASVLGLLLALASLSGSVVLRQAARFYVEIVRGLPVLVLLLYIAFVATPLIVAGVNAVIEPLGIDAMRSRDFPLLWRAIVALMIGYSAFIAEVFRAGIQAVDSGQIEAAKALGMNRWQRFRLIIFPQALKTILPPLGNDFVAMIKDSSLVSVLGVADITQLGKVYAAGSFRYFETYNVVALIYLMMTITLSLALRRFERTREVPRR; this comes from the coding sequence ATGTTCCGCAAACGAACCCAGACCGGCACGTCTCAGAAGGATTTTCCCTATTGGCTGCTGGCGGCCGGCGGGATCGCCGTCTTCATGCTTTTCCAGATCGCCACCGACGACATTTATTCGCAGGTCATGGCGACCGTTTCCCGCGGGATCGGCCTGACCGTTTTCGTGACGCTGACCGCCTTTTTTCTGGCCTCCGTTCTGGGTCTGCTGCTTGCCCTCGCCTCGCTGTCCGGATCGGTCGTCCTTCGGCAGGCCGCCCGGTTCTATGTCGAGATCGTCCGCGGGCTGCCGGTCCTGGTGCTGCTTCTCTATATTGCCTTCGTCGCAACGCCGCTGATCGTCGCCGGCGTCAACGCCGTGATCGAACCGCTCGGCATCGACGCAATGCGCAGCCGTGATTTCCCCTTGCTCTGGCGCGCCATCGTTGCGCTGATGATCGGCTATTCTGCCTTTATCGCGGAAGTTTTCCGGGCCGGCATTCAGGCGGTCGACAGCGGCCAGATCGAGGCAGCCAAGGCGCTTGGCATGAACCGCTGGCAGCGGTTCCGGCTGATCATCTTTCCCCAGGCGCTCAAGACGATCCTGCCGCCGCTCGGCAACGACTTCGTCGCCATGATCAAGGACAGCTCTCTCGTCTCCGTTCTGGGCGTTGCCGATATCACCCAGCTCGGCAAGGTCTATGCGGCCGGCTCGTTCCGCTATTTCGAAACCTATAATGTCGTCGCGTTGATCTACCTGATGATGACGATCACTCTGTCTCTCGCCCTGCGCAGATTTGAGCGGACAAGAGAGGTGCCCCGGCGCTAA
- the mutY gene encoding A/G-specific adenine glycosylase: MNSASAAQALLDWYDRHARKLPWRVSPENRKVGEVPDPYRIWLSEIMLQQTTVAAVKDYFEKFTRAWPTIEDLAEALEEDVMKAWAGLGYYSRARNLKKCADAVAADHQGRFPDREEDLLKLPGIGPYTAAAIAAIAFDRHAAVVDGNVERVLTRFARIETPLPDAKPEIRALMAELTPQERPGDFAQGVMDLGATICTPKRPACVLCPWRPSCKVQGSPLAETLPRKAAKKEKPTRFGAAFVAVDRQTGAVLLRRRPPKGLLGGMTEVPGTAWSAEFDQSEAIGSAPFPADWRRRTGEVKHTFTHFHLRLSVFRADLDGASVPQLGAAWWSAPDSLGSEALPTVMRKALSAALD; the protein is encoded by the coding sequence ATGAACTCTGCTTCCGCCGCCCAAGCGCTTCTGGACTGGTACGACCGGCATGCCCGCAAGCTGCCCTGGCGCGTCAGTCCCGAGAACCGGAAAGTCGGCGAAGTGCCCGATCCCTACCGTATCTGGCTGTCGGAAATCATGCTGCAGCAGACGACCGTGGCCGCGGTGAAGGACTATTTCGAAAAATTCACGCGCGCCTGGCCGACGATAGAAGATCTTGCCGAAGCGCTGGAAGAAGACGTCATGAAGGCCTGGGCGGGGCTTGGTTATTACTCGCGGGCCCGGAACCTGAAAAAATGCGCCGATGCGGTGGCGGCGGACCATCAGGGACGGTTTCCGGACCGGGAAGAAGACCTTCTGAAGCTCCCCGGCATCGGCCCTTACACGGCGGCTGCGATCGCTGCCATTGCCTTCGACCGCCATGCCGCGGTTGTCGACGGCAATGTGGAGCGGGTTCTCACCCGTTTTGCCCGGATCGAAACGCCGCTTCCCGATGCCAAGCCTGAAATCAGGGCGCTGATGGCGGAGTTGACTCCGCAGGAGCGGCCCGGCGACTTCGCGCAAGGCGTGATGGATCTCGGCGCCACCATCTGCACACCGAAGCGCCCGGCCTGCGTGCTTTGCCCCTGGCGGCCGTCGTGCAAGGTCCAGGGGTCACCGTTGGCGGAGACACTGCCCCGCAAGGCGGCGAAGAAGGAGAAGCCGACGCGGTTCGGCGCTGCTTTCGTCGCGGTCGACAGGCAGACCGGTGCGGTGCTCCTGCGCCGCCGGCCGCCCAAGGGGCTGCTTGGCGGCATGACGGAGGTGCCGGGGACGGCCTGGTCGGCTGAGTTCGACCAGTCGGAGGCAATCGGCAGCGCCCCCTTCCCGGCCGACTGGCGCCGGCGGACCGGCGAGGTGAAGCACACGTTCACCCACTTCCATCTGAGGCTTTCCGTCTTCCGCGCCGACCTTGACGGCGCAAGCGTTCCGCAGCTCGGCGCCGCCTGGTGGTCCGCGCCCGATAGTCTTGGAAGCGAGGCGTTGCCGACAGTCATGCGCAAGGCGCTGTCGGCCGCGCTGGATTGA
- the bfr gene encoding bacterioferritin, with protein MKGNDKVIKRLNEALFLELGAINQYWLHYRLLKDWGYTRLAKKEREESIEEMHHADKLTDRIIFLEGHPNMQKVAPLRIGQNIKEVLESDLAGEYDARASYTKSRDVCRDEGDYVSMQLFEELLADEEGHIDFLETQLDLLEKIGVERYGMLNSAPADEAD; from the coding sequence ATGAAGGGTAATGACAAAGTCATCAAGCGGCTGAACGAAGCGCTCTTTCTGGAACTCGGCGCGATCAACCAGTATTGGCTTCACTACCGCCTCCTCAAGGATTGGGGGTATACCCGGCTCGCGAAAAAGGAACGCGAGGAGTCCATCGAGGAAATGCATCATGCGGACAAGCTGACCGACCGCATCATTTTCCTGGAAGGTCATCCCAACATGCAGAAGGTCGCTCCGCTGCGCATCGGGCAGAACATCAAGGAAGTTCTGGAATCGGACCTTGCCGGGGAATATGACGCCCGCGCCTCCTATACCAAATCCCGCGATGTCTGCCGGGACGAAGGCGACTATGTTTCCATGCAGCTTTTCGAAGAGCTGTTGGCGGATGAGGAAGGCCATATCGACTTCCTGGAAACCCAGCTGGACCTTCTGGAAAAGATCGGTGTCGAGCGCTACGGCATGCTGAACTCCGCGCCGGCGGACGAAGCGGACTGA
- a CDS encoding thioredoxin domain-containing protein, whose translation MTQTRRQFLKTTALATAAFGFSGAVPAFAQSVDADELLKAGPLDEKVLGEEDAPVTIVEYASMTCSHCANFHKRTYPELKKNYIDTGKVRFIFREFPLDPVAAGGFMLARCAPQDKYFEVVDTMFENQRAWAFTDNPYQSMLDFSKQIGFTQESFEQCLTNQELLDAVNAVKDRGANEFGVTSTPTFFINGEKHSGALSIEEMGKIIEEKL comes from the coding sequence GTGACTCAGACCCGTAGACAGTTTCTCAAAACCACTGCCCTGGCGACGGCCGCGTTCGGCTTTTCCGGGGCTGTTCCAGCGTTTGCACAATCGGTCGATGCGGACGAACTGCTGAAAGCGGGCCCGCTGGACGAAAAGGTCCTGGGCGAGGAAGACGCACCGGTGACGATTGTCGAATATGCGTCCATGACCTGCAGTCACTGCGCGAATTTCCACAAGCGCACCTATCCGGAACTGAAGAAGAACTATATCGACACCGGTAAGGTCCGCTTCATCTTCCGCGAATTTCCGCTGGATCCGGTTGCCGCCGGCGGGTTCATGCTGGCTCGCTGCGCGCCGCAGGACAAATATTTCGAAGTTGTGGACACGATGTTCGAAAACCAGCGCGCCTGGGCGTTTACCGACAATCCCTATCAATCCATGCTCGACTTTTCCAAGCAGATCGGATTTACACAAGAGTCCTTTGAGCAATGCTTGACAAACCAGGAATTGCTTGACGCAGTGAATGCGGTGAAGGATCGCGGTGCGAACGAGTTCGGGGTGACCTCCACGCCGACATTCTTCATCAACGGCGAAAAGCACTCGGGGGCGCTTTCGATTGAAGAGATGGGCAAGATCATCGAGGAAAAGCTTTAA
- a CDS encoding AtpZ/AtpI family protein, whose translation MSGSSQNDGKDGPPEETSEADLSERRDRLNRMLEGQRAAEDAERASRKSDTSGYAQAVKHSSEFIAGIVAGGGIGWLCDQWLGTSPFGLIVFLLIGFLAGVLNVLRAAGEISQPGTRIKRDDTQDDGKK comes from the coding sequence ATGAGTGGCTCTTCGCAAAACGACGGGAAAGACGGTCCACCTGAGGAGACCTCCGAGGCGGATCTGTCGGAACGGCGGGACCGGCTAAACCGGATGCTGGAGGGGCAGCGCGCGGCGGAAGATGCCGAACGTGCTTCCCGCAAAAGCGATACGTCCGGCTACGCCCAGGCGGTGAAACACTCTTCGGAGTTCATTGCGGGGATCGTGGCCGGCGGCGGTATTGGCTGGCTCTGCGACCAATGGCTGGGGACATCGCCTTTCGGGCTGATCGTCTTCTTGCTTATCGGGTTCTTGGCGGGCGTTCTGAACGTCTTGAGAGCAGCGGGCGAGATTTCCCAGCCCGGCACGCGGATCAAGCGTGACGATACGCAAGACGACGGAAAAAAATGA
- a CDS encoding DUF721 domain-containing protein: MTAAKANPARRPNGARAIADLVGKAMTPACKKRGFASVDIIASWADIVGERYGTRVQPDRLIWPRQPELTDPDRPPQPATLVVHTDGATALLLSHDSAQVIERINTFYGWAAIGRIKILQRPVLVKQPEPSKSLRALTRSEEQRLEERLEGVENDRLRQALKKLGAQVIARGAGEPA, encoded by the coding sequence ATAACCGCGGCAAAGGCAAATCCTGCGCGCAGGCCCAATGGGGCCAGGGCAATTGCCGATCTTGTCGGCAAGGCGATGACGCCTGCCTGCAAGAAACGCGGCTTCGCCTCCGTGGATATCATTGCCTCCTGGGCCGATATCGTCGGCGAGCGCTACGGTACGCGGGTCCAGCCCGATCGCCTGATCTGGCCGCGCCAGCCCGAACTGACCGATCCGGACAGGCCGCCTCAGCCGGCGACCCTGGTCGTTCACACTGACGGCGCCACCGCGCTGCTGCTGTCCCACGACAGCGCCCAGGTCATCGAACGCATCAATACATTCTACGGCTGGGCGGCGATCGGACGCATCAAGATCCTGCAAAGACCCGTGCTGGTGAAACAGCCCGAGCCCAGCAAGTCGCTGCGCGCCCTGACCCGGTCGGAGGAGCAGAGGCTGGAAGAGCGTCTGGAAGGTGTCGAGAACGACCGTCTGCGCCAGGCCCTCAAGAAACTCGGTGCCCAGGTGATCGCGCGCGGCGCCGGCGAGCCGGCCTGA
- a CDS encoding transporter substrate-binding domain-containing protein, giving the protein MNHTLPTLAAAASILFSAGLSALADTLPDLGGREVVIASENTYPPLQFVDPKSGEAIGWEYDAIAEIAKRLNMKVTFENVSWDAMIPAISAGEYDVAMNGITIRADRAEQVAFSDPYMRSEMFMLVRADEERFTDPESFAANPDFLAGAQPGTTPFYVTVYDVLDGDEANPRIKLFETFGAAVQALKVGDVDLVLTDSTGGQGYVTTNPDTFKLIGEPMGSEDFGFIFPKGSDLVEPFNAAIASMRADGTLDALNKKWFFDYKIAQ; this is encoded by the coding sequence ATGAACCATACCCTGCCAACTCTCGCGGCCGCCGCTTCGATCCTGTTCAGCGCAGGACTTTCCGCCCTTGCCGACACGCTGCCTGACCTCGGCGGGCGGGAAGTGGTGATCGCCTCGGAAAACACCTATCCGCCGTTGCAGTTCGTTGATCCCAAATCCGGAGAGGCGATCGGCTGGGAATATGACGCGATCGCGGAAATCGCCAAGCGCCTCAACATGAAGGTGACCTTCGAGAACGTAAGCTGGGATGCGATGATCCCGGCCATTTCAGCCGGTGAATACGACGTTGCCATGAACGGCATCACGATCCGCGCGGATCGGGCGGAGCAAGTGGCGTTCTCCGATCCCTACATGCGTTCGGAAATGTTCATGCTGGTGCGCGCCGACGAAGAGCGCTTCACAGATCCCGAGAGCTTTGCCGCCAACCCCGACTTTCTCGCCGGCGCCCAGCCGGGCACGACGCCCTTCTATGTCACGGTCTATGACGTTCTCGATGGCGATGAAGCCAATCCGCGCATCAAGCTGTTCGAGACGTTCGGGGCAGCCGTCCAGGCGCTGAAGGTCGGGGATGTCGATCTGGTCCTGACCGACAGCACGGGCGGACAGGGCTATGTCACCACCAACCCGGACACGTTCAAGCTGATCGGCGAGCCGATGGGGTCGGAGGATTTCGGCTTCATCTTCCCGAAAGGCTCCGATCTGGTCGAACCCTTCAATGCGGCGATTGCCAGCATGCGCGCCGACGGCACGCTGGATGCGCTCAACAAGAAGTGGTTCTTCGACTACAAGATTGCCCAGTAA
- a CDS encoding 2OG-Fe(II) oxygenase, whose translation MLERIIGAVAKANREVLDFDITEFKERLQVAIYDESEEGHYDWHSDVGEGPIAQYRKATIVTQLSRPEDYEGGALEISLGPRILTASREQGSATLFASFMLHRVVPVTKGTRYSLTCWSHGPRFR comes from the coding sequence GTGCTGGAACGGATCATCGGCGCCGTCGCGAAAGCCAACCGGGAGGTCCTCGATTTCGATATCACCGAGTTCAAGGAAAGGCTTCAGGTCGCGATCTATGACGAGAGCGAGGAAGGTCATTACGACTGGCATTCGGATGTCGGCGAGGGGCCGATTGCCCAGTATCGCAAGGCGACGATCGTCACCCAGCTGTCGCGTCCGGAAGATTATGAAGGCGGCGCGCTGGAGATCAGCCTCGGGCCGCGGATCCTGACCGCGTCCCGCGAACAAGGCAGCGCCACGCTGTTCGCAAGCTTCATGCTGCACAGGGTGGTCCCCGTCACGAAGGGAACCCGCTATTCGCTCACCTGCTGGAGCCACGGGCCCCGGTTCAGGTAA
- a CDS encoding GAF domain-containing protein: protein MRTVQSGSAPAHSRIAASWRRSLDKHGLDPGAHSAPHRVDETQLRQRREEIGSFLQIAAPKLDQLFGLVGQSGCTVILTDADGVVLDQRCTAADDGVFQEWGLCQGADWSEAAVGTNGIGTCLAEERTVIIHGREHFLARNSNMSCMDAPIYGPDGRIAGALDVSSARSDQTEAFNRLIAAMVAQTARQIEVDTFRAAFPNARIVYADSGGTEPAVLLAVDADDIVVGATRAARKAFDLGPTGAIKPLPAADLLGRDDGHSGFEKAERTAVIRALTRAGGNVSEAARALGVGRATLYRRMKRLGIGENPT from the coding sequence TTGCGGACCGTACAGTCGGGATCGGCGCCTGCCCATTCCCGCATCGCCGCGTCCTGGCGGCGGTCGCTCGACAAGCACGGGCTTGATCCGGGCGCCCACAGTGCCCCGCACCGTGTCGATGAAACCCAGCTTCGCCAGCGCCGCGAGGAAATCGGCTCGTTTCTGCAGATCGCCGCGCCCAAGCTGGACCAGCTTTTCGGCCTTGTCGGCCAGTCCGGCTGCACCGTCATCCTGACCGATGCCGACGGCGTCGTTCTGGATCAGCGCTGCACGGCCGCCGATGACGGCGTTTTTCAGGAATGGGGGCTTTGCCAGGGCGCCGACTGGAGCGAAGCGGCCGTGGGCACCAACGGCATCGGCACCTGTCTTGCCGAGGAGCGCACCGTCATCATCCACGGACGGGAACATTTCCTGGCACGCAATTCCAACATGAGCTGCATGGATGCGCCGATCTATGGCCCCGACGGCAGGATCGCCGGCGCCCTGGACGTCTCGTCCGCGCGCTCCGACCAGACCGAGGCTTTCAACCGGCTGATCGCGGCCATGGTGGCTCAAACGGCAAGGCAGATCGAGGTCGACACGTTCCGCGCCGCGTTTCCCAATGCCCGGATCGTCTACGCGGACTCGGGCGGCACGGAACCTGCGGTGCTGCTTGCCGTCGATGCCGACGACATCGTGGTCGGCGCAACACGGGCCGCACGCAAGGCCTTCGATCTCGGCCCGACCGGCGCGATCAAGCCTCTTCCGGCCGCGGACCTGCTGGGCAGGGACGACGGACACAGCGGCTTTGAAAAAGCCGAAAGGACTGCGGTGATCCGCGCCCTGACCCGGGCCGGAGGCAATGTCTCCGAAGCCGCCCGGGCGCTTGGTGTCGGGCGTGCAACGCTCTACCGCCGGATGAAGCGCCTGGGGATCGGCGAAAACCCCACCTGA